One stretch of Saccharomonospora xinjiangensis XJ-54 DNA includes these proteins:
- a CDS encoding acyl-CoA synthetase: MGLSLLDRVAGAVVRTARSIAVLHRAGLVPVPRLDEAVRSMILTRRYGPLAGSVRIAARRSPHSVGLVDERGSLTFAQLDLRSNALARALARRGVRASTTMAVLCRDHRGLVLTLLAAGKLGVPVLLLNTGFATPQLADVVARENVGVLVHDAEFTDLLGGIAGVDRYLAWTDSDAATSPDVPLLDDVIAGADDHPLPAPASPGGFVLLTSGTTGAPKGAPRPKVSALRSAEFLDRIPLRTGEATYFGAPLFHATGISQFILSCALGCTVVLRRRFDPEATVRGVAENRCTALVVVPTMLQRILDLGPEVLARYDTSSLRVIFVAGSALAPEVGNRARAAFGDVVHNVYGSTEVAIATVATPQDWARAPGTVGRPPVGCHVALYDDEGRRITTPYVTGRVFAGSGLAFTGYTDGRAKDTIDGLIATGDVGHFDAEGLLFLDGRDDEMIVSGGENVYPVEVENVLLAHPGIREAAVIGVPDEEFGQRLKAFVVVRDGSTVDADAVREHVRGNLARFKVPRDVEFLDALPRNSTGKILRNALA; encoded by the coding sequence ATGGGCTTGTCACTGCTCGACCGGGTCGCGGGCGCAGTGGTACGGACCGCTCGGAGCATCGCGGTGCTGCACAGGGCTGGGCTCGTGCCGGTACCCCGCCTCGACGAAGCCGTCCGGTCGATGATCCTCACTCGCCGCTACGGTCCCCTCGCCGGTTCCGTCCGCATCGCCGCCCGCCGTTCCCCTCACTCCGTCGGCCTCGTTGACGAGCGTGGCTCGCTGACGTTCGCCCAGCTCGATCTGCGGTCGAACGCGCTGGCACGGGCACTGGCGCGGCGTGGTGTGAGGGCGAGCACCACCATGGCCGTGCTGTGTCGCGATCACCGAGGGCTCGTGCTGACCTTGCTGGCGGCTGGCAAGCTCGGCGTTCCGGTGTTGCTGCTCAACACCGGGTTCGCCACACCCCAGCTCGCCGACGTCGTCGCGCGCGAGAACGTCGGCGTACTCGTCCACGACGCGGAGTTCACGGACCTGCTCGGTGGCATCGCGGGTGTCGATCGGTACCTCGCGTGGACGGACTCCGATGCGGCGACCTCGCCGGATGTGCCGCTGCTTGACGACGTCATCGCCGGTGCCGACGACCACCCACTGCCCGCGCCGGCCAGCCCGGGTGGCTTCGTCCTGCTGACCAGCGGGACCACGGGGGCCCCGAAGGGAGCGCCCCGCCCGAAGGTCTCCGCACTGCGTTCCGCCGAATTCCTCGACCGCATCCCGCTGCGCACGGGTGAGGCGACGTACTTCGGGGCGCCGTTGTTCCACGCCACCGGGATCTCCCAGTTCATCCTCTCCTGCGCGCTCGGATGCACGGTGGTGTTGCGCAGGCGGTTCGACCCCGAGGCCACGGTGCGCGGCGTCGCCGAGAACCGGTGCACCGCTCTCGTCGTGGTGCCCACCATGCTTCAGCGGATTCTCGACCTCGGACCGGAAGTACTGGCCAGATACGACACGTCGAGCCTGCGGGTGATCTTCGTCGCCGGGTCGGCACTCGCGCCGGAGGTCGGCAACCGCGCCAGGGCGGCGTTCGGTGACGTCGTCCACAACGTCTACGGCTCCACCGAGGTCGCGATCGCCACGGTCGCCACACCGCAGGACTGGGCGCGGGCGCCTGGCACGGTGGGCAGGCCGCCGGTCGGGTGCCACGTGGCCCTGTACGACGACGAAGGACGCCGCATCACCACGCCGTACGTCACCGGCCGTGTGTTCGCGGGAAGCGGGCTCGCCTTCACCGGTTACACCGATGGCAGGGCCAAGGACACCATCGACGGCCTCATCGCCACCGGCGACGTCGGGCATTTCGACGCGGAGGGCCTGCTGTTCCTCGACGGCCGCGACGACGAGATGATCGTCTCGGGTGGCGAGAACGTCTACCCGGTCGAGGTCGAGAACGTGCTCCTGGCGCATCCCGGCATCCGCGAGGCCGCGGTGATCGGCGTGCCCGACGAGGAGTTCGGGCAACGGCTGAAGGCGTTCGTCGTCGTCCGAGACGGCTCCACGGTGGACGCCGATGCCGTCCGTGAGCACGTGCGCGGCAACCTCGCGAGGTTCAAGGTGCCGCGCGATGTCGAGTTCCTCGACGCGCTGCCCCGGAACTCCACCGGAAAGATCCTCCGCAACGCCCTGGCGTAG
- a CDS encoding bifunctional 3'-5' exonuclease/DNA polymerase translates to MRIIVARQPDGGYLVRPSTPIPGARKDGLHAAEAAALIRRWEREHEPRWVFPSVGHDYPPLVADGVRIGRCIDLALTEYLLLAHAGRHGESRSLSSAYARAKGLPPPLAADSGPADDGDEPTLFDLHHSGLPPGVDPGEAAEVVLLDQEQRIRDLPHPDRMRLLVAAEAASALAAVEMSADGLPWRADVHRRLLTDLLGPRVPSGQRPRRLAELTERVASAFGGRPVNPDAPGSIVRALRRDGVEVTSARAHALRRIDHPAIAPLLEYKELARLHSAHGWSWLDQWVRDDRFRGVYVVGGVVSGRWASRGGAALQIPKVLRECVRADEGWTLVVADAAQLEPRVLAALSGDRRLAEVSASADLYASLASTMFGRTPRGDDRDRAKIAMLSAMYGGVAGEAASLLALLRRRFPHAVSYVEHAALQGERGGTVRSRLGRTSPLPSEEWRTLTGGNGDEETARRVARDWGRFTRNFVVQASAADWTAVFLAMLRRRLPAPAHLVFFQHDEVLVHCPAELADRVTTELAGAAIETTTLVFGPSCPVRFPMPTTAVEVYADAP, encoded by the coding sequence GTGCGCATCATCGTGGCGCGGCAGCCGGACGGCGGCTATCTGGTGCGCCCCAGCACACCCATCCCGGGTGCGCGAAAAGACGGGCTCCACGCGGCCGAGGCCGCCGCACTGATACGGAGGTGGGAACGCGAGCACGAGCCGAGATGGGTGTTCCCCTCGGTCGGGCACGACTACCCTCCGTTGGTCGCCGACGGCGTGCGGATCGGTCGATGCATCGATCTCGCGCTGACCGAATACCTGCTGCTCGCCCACGCGGGCCGCCACGGGGAATCACGTTCGCTCTCCTCCGCCTACGCCAGGGCGAAAGGACTGCCGCCTCCTCTCGCCGCTGACTCCGGTCCGGCGGACGACGGCGACGAACCGACCCTGTTCGACCTCCACCACTCGGGTCTTCCACCGGGTGTGGACCCCGGTGAAGCGGCGGAAGTCGTTCTCCTCGACCAGGAACAGCGGATTCGCGATCTCCCTCACCCCGATCGGATGCGCTTGCTCGTCGCGGCCGAGGCCGCCAGCGCGCTGGCCGCCGTGGAGATGTCGGCAGACGGGCTGCCGTGGCGTGCCGACGTGCACAGAAGACTGCTCACCGACCTACTCGGCCCCAGAGTGCCGTCAGGGCAACGACCTCGCAGACTCGCCGAACTCACCGAGCGGGTCGCCTCGGCGTTCGGTGGAAGACCGGTGAACCCGGACGCCCCCGGCAGCATCGTGCGCGCATTGCGCAGGGACGGCGTCGAGGTGACCTCCGCCCGCGCCCACGCCCTTCGCAGAATCGACCACCCCGCGATCGCGCCGCTGCTGGAGTACAAGGAACTCGCCCGCCTGCACTCCGCCCACGGCTGGAGTTGGCTCGATCAGTGGGTGCGCGACGACCGGTTCCGCGGCGTCTACGTCGTGGGCGGTGTGGTGTCAGGCCGCTGGGCGAGCCGAGGTGGGGCGGCCCTGCAGATTCCGAAGGTGCTGCGCGAGTGCGTGCGCGCCGACGAGGGCTGGACGCTCGTCGTGGCCGACGCCGCGCAACTGGAACCGCGTGTCCTCGCCGCGTTGTCCGGTGATCGCAGGCTCGCGGAGGTGTCGGCGTCGGCCGACCTCTACGCGAGCCTCGCCTCCACCATGTTCGGCAGGACGCCCCGCGGCGACGACCGCGACCGCGCGAAAATCGCGATGCTCTCGGCGATGTACGGCGGAGTGGCAGGTGAGGCTGCCTCACTGCTCGCTCTGCTGCGACGGCGGTTCCCGCACGCCGTGTCCTATGTGGAGCACGCGGCCCTTCAGGGCGAGCGCGGTGGTACCGTCCGGTCTCGCCTCGGCAGGACGTCACCCCTTCCTTCCGAGGAATGGCGCACGCTCACAGGCGGCAACGGTGACGAGGAGACAGCCCGGAGGGTCGCGCGCGACTGGGGCCGCTTCACCCGCAACTTCGTGGTGCAGGCCAGCGCGGCCGACTGGACCGCCGTGTTCCTCGCGATGCTCCGCCGACGCCTGCCCGCACCGGCACACCTGGTGTTCTTCCAGCACGACGAGGTGCTCGTGCACTGCCCCGCCGAGCTGGCCGACCGCGTCACCACGGAGCTGGCCGGGGCGGCGATAGAGACCACCACGCTGGTGTTCGGGCCTTCGTGCCCGGTGCGGTTTCCCATGCCCACCACGGCTGTCGAGGTCTACGCCGATGCGCCGTGA
- a CDS encoding NAD(P)-dependent oxidoreductase, whose protein sequence is MTTTATGTTGSLAADPVTVLGLGDMGSAIARAFVERGHRTTVWNRTASKCRPLVEAGASAAATPDEAVEASRFVVVCLLDSAAVDEVLGSVTSSLAGKVLVNLTSGSPSQARSNERWARERGAEYLDGKIMGDPPDVGTSNVSLSFSGSRSAFDAHEPILRELGGVAYHGEDAGLAAVEFLAQVAMGYELLIGFLHTLSVVHAEGVEVEAFAERVAGSVAAYPPLLTMMGKAIGSGEYGPDLGSLRVQAALMDDLISHRESLGVEAVRMREVKELMDQRIADGHGGQGFSSLFELLTKR, encoded by the coding sequence ATGACCACGACAGCGACTGGCACGACAGGCAGTCTTGCCGCAGACCCGGTGACCGTACTGGGCCTCGGCGACATGGGATCGGCGATCGCCAGGGCGTTCGTCGAACGCGGGCACCGAACGACGGTCTGGAACAGGACCGCGAGCAAATGCCGCCCGCTCGTCGAAGCGGGGGCCTCGGCGGCCGCTACTCCCGACGAGGCGGTGGAGGCGAGCCGGTTCGTCGTGGTCTGCCTGCTGGACAGCGCAGCGGTGGACGAGGTACTGGGCTCCGTCACGAGCTCGCTCGCGGGCAAGGTGCTGGTGAACCTCACGAGTGGCTCTCCCAGCCAGGCGCGATCCAACGAGCGCTGGGCGCGAGAACGGGGCGCCGAGTATCTCGACGGCAAGATCATGGGAGACCCGCCGGATGTGGGTACGTCGAACGTCTCGCTCTCGTTCAGCGGTTCCCGCAGTGCGTTCGACGCCCACGAGCCGATACTGCGGGAACTCGGTGGCGTCGCGTACCACGGCGAAGACGCCGGCCTTGCAGCCGTGGAGTTCCTCGCCCAGGTCGCGATGGGATACGAACTGTTGATCGGTTTCCTGCACACGCTCAGCGTGGTTCACGCGGAAGGCGTCGAGGTGGAGGCGTTCGCTGAGCGCGTCGCGGGCTCGGTCGCCGCATATCCGCCCTTGCTGACCATGATGGGTAAGGCGATCGGCAGCGGCGAGTACGGGCCCGATCTCGGCTCTCTCCGGGTGCAGGCCGCGTTGATGGACGATCTGATCAGCCACAGAGAATCTCTCGGTGTGGAGGCAGTGCGGATGCGGGAGGTCAAGGAACTGATGGATCAGCGCATCGCCGACGGCCACGGTGGGCAGGGCTTCTCCAGCCTGTTCGAGCTGCTGACGAAGCGCTAG
- the hrpA gene encoding ATP-dependent RNA helicase HrpA, whose protein sequence is MSPSSFPQSLRELRSRLSDLTVRDAHRLSRRLDGLGKAREPKPGILAAIAVDVEKAEERVRRRRESLPEVTYPDELPVSRRRDDLAEAIRDNQVVIVAGETGSGKTTQLPKICLDLGRGVRGQIGHTQPRRLAARTVAERIAAELKTDLGAAVGYKVRFTDTSGDDTLVKVMTDGILLAEIQNDRLLRQYDTIIIDEAHERSLNIDFLLGYLKRVLPRRPDLKVIITSATIDPERFSRHFDGAPIVEVSGRTYPVEVRYRPIVDPDDPGAEDRDQVQAICDAVTELRAEGQGDILVFLSGEREIRDTEEALAGMDLPNTEILPLYARLSAADQHRVFAPHRGRRIVLATNVAETSLTVPGIKYVIDPGTARISRYSHRTKVQRLPIEAISQASANQRKGRCGRTSDGICIRLYSEDDFTSRPEFTDPEILRTNLASVILQMISLGLGDIGAFPFVEAPDRRQITDGVQLLTELGALETPGSGQGKATQRGAARSGSARGKAGQGQALTQVGRTLAQLPVDPRMGRMIVEAASLGCVREVLVIASGLSIQDPRERPSEKQQHADQLHARFADPNSDFLAYLNLWNHVREQQRALSNNQFRKLCRAEYLNYLRIREWQDVHSQLRQLTKQLGITLNDVPADPQRVHTALLAGLLSHVGLKDPAKGDYLGARGARFAVFPGSALFKKQPRWIASAELVETSRLWARVNARVEPEWIEPLAQHLVKRTYSEPHWERKRGAVVALERVTLYGIPLVVGRKVDYGRIDPEMSRELFIRHALVEGDWDTNHRFFRDNRALLDEVADLENRARRRDLLVDDETLFEFYDQRVGAEVTSARHFDTWWKKTRATQPDLLDFEKAMLVNERADDVRQADYPDTWRQGSLTFDLTYQFEPGADEDGVTVHIPLAVLNQVAAGPFEWQVPGLREELVTALIKSLPKPLRRQLVPAPDTARQVLAEVGPADGPLLPTVGLALERLRGVEVPLEAWQLSSVPGHLKVTFRVVGERGRTLAEGKDLEALRDKLGDQLRSTISAAADDLERSGLRTPDFGSLPRQFSARRGGHEVKAYPALVDEGDSVAVRMLDTPGQQRAAMWRGTRKLLRLNVASPAKYVNRHLSNESKLVLTRNPHGGVAALVDDCVNCAVDKLMAGAGGPAWDERNFAPLLERVRSGLNGTVLTVLRTVEDVLRAAHDVEARLQTVRGDALTESLQDIRAHLSGLVHAGFVTETGFDRLGDLVRYVRGIERRLDKLPSDPARDVERLRDIAWLRQEYQAVVDALPPRTDPSPELAEIPWMIEELRVSFFAQTLGTAYPVSLKRVLKALDTAAP, encoded by the coding sequence ATGTCCCCCTCATCCTTTCCGCAGTCGCTTCGCGAGTTGCGTTCCCGCCTCTCCGACCTCACGGTGCGCGACGCGCACCGGCTGAGCCGTCGGCTCGACGGGCTCGGCAAGGCACGCGAACCCAAACCCGGGATACTGGCCGCGATCGCCGTGGACGTGGAGAAGGCCGAGGAGCGGGTGCGGCGGCGCCGCGAATCGCTGCCCGAGGTGACCTACCCCGACGAGTTGCCCGTCAGCAGGCGAAGGGACGACCTCGCCGAGGCCATCCGCGACAACCAGGTGGTGATCGTCGCGGGGGAGACGGGCTCGGGTAAGACCACGCAGCTTCCGAAGATTTGTCTCGACCTCGGGCGCGGTGTGCGCGGGCAGATCGGGCACACACAACCGCGCAGGCTCGCCGCGAGAACGGTGGCCGAGCGCATCGCGGCCGAGTTGAAGACCGACCTCGGCGCGGCGGTCGGCTACAAGGTGCGCTTCACCGACACCTCGGGCGACGACACCCTGGTCAAGGTGATGACCGACGGGATCCTGCTCGCCGAGATCCAGAACGACCGCCTGCTGCGGCAGTACGACACGATCATCATCGACGAGGCGCACGAGCGGAGTCTGAACATCGACTTCCTGCTCGGCTACCTCAAGCGTGTCCTGCCGCGAAGGCCCGACCTGAAGGTGATCATCACCTCGGCGACCATCGACCCCGAGCGGTTCTCCCGGCACTTCGACGGCGCGCCGATCGTGGAGGTCTCCGGCCGCACGTACCCGGTGGAGGTGCGGTACCGGCCGATCGTCGATCCCGACGATCCCGGTGCCGAGGACCGCGACCAGGTGCAAGCCATCTGCGACGCCGTCACCGAACTGCGAGCGGAGGGCCAGGGCGACATCCTGGTATTCCTCTCCGGCGAGCGGGAGATCAGGGACACTGAGGAAGCGCTCGCGGGCATGGACCTGCCGAACACGGAGATCCTGCCGCTGTACGCGCGTCTCTCGGCGGCCGACCAGCACCGCGTCTTCGCGCCGCACCGGGGACGCCGGATCGTGCTCGCGACCAACGTGGCCGAGACGTCGCTGACCGTTCCGGGCATCAAGTACGTCATCGACCCCGGCACGGCCCGTATCTCCCGCTACAGCCATCGCACGAAGGTGCAGCGGCTGCCCATCGAAGCGATCTCGCAGGCGTCGGCCAACCAGCGCAAGGGACGATGCGGGCGCACCTCCGACGGCATCTGTATCCGGCTGTACTCCGAGGACGATTTCACCTCACGGCCCGAGTTCACCGATCCCGAGATCCTGCGGACCAACCTCGCCTCGGTCATCCTTCAGATGATCTCGCTCGGACTCGGCGACATCGGCGCCTTCCCGTTCGTCGAGGCGCCCGACCGCAGGCAGATCACCGACGGCGTGCAGCTGCTCACCGAGTTGGGCGCACTCGAAACGCCGGGATCGGGGCAGGGCAAGGCCACGCAGCGCGGGGCGGCACGGAGCGGGTCCGCACGGGGTAAGGCCGGGCAGGGGCAGGCACTCACGCAGGTGGGGCGCACACTGGCGCAGTTGCCCGTTGACCCCAGGATGGGCCGGATGATCGTGGAAGCCGCGTCGCTCGGCTGCGTGCGCGAGGTACTGGTCATCGCCTCAGGGCTGTCCATTCAGGACCCGCGCGAACGGCCTTCGGAGAAGCAGCAGCACGCCGACCAGCTGCACGCCCGCTTCGCCGACCCGAACTCCGATTTCCTTGCCTACCTGAACCTCTGGAACCACGTCAGGGAACAGCAGAGGGCGCTGTCGAACAACCAGTTCCGCAAACTGTGCCGGGCCGAGTACCTGAACTACCTGCGCATCAGGGAATGGCAGGACGTCCACTCGCAACTGCGCCAGCTGACGAAACAACTCGGTATCACACTGAACGACGTGCCCGCTGACCCGCAGCGCGTCCACACCGCACTGCTCGCGGGACTGCTGTCCCATGTCGGGCTCAAGGACCCGGCGAAGGGTGACTACCTCGGGGCGCGCGGAGCCCGCTTCGCGGTGTTCCCCGGCTCGGCGTTGTTCAAGAAACAGCCGAGGTGGATCGCCTCGGCCGAACTGGTCGAGACCTCCCGGCTGTGGGCGAGGGTCAACGCCAGGGTGGAACCAGAGTGGATCGAGCCGCTGGCCCAGCATCTGGTGAAGCGCACGTACTCGGAGCCGCATTGGGAACGTAAGCGGGGCGCTGTCGTGGCGCTGGAGCGGGTGACGCTGTACGGCATCCCGCTCGTGGTCGGCAGGAAGGTCGATTACGGCCGGATCGATCCGGAGATGTCGCGGGAACTGTTCATCCGTCATGCTCTCGTGGAGGGCGACTGGGACACCAATCACCGCTTCTTCCGCGACAACCGCGCGCTGCTGGACGAGGTCGCCGACCTGGAGAACAGGGCACGGCGGCGTGACCTGCTCGTGGACGACGAGACGCTCTTCGAATTCTACGACCAGCGCGTCGGGGCCGAGGTCACCTCGGCGCGGCACTTCGACACGTGGTGGAAGAAGACCAGGGCCACGCAGCCGGACCTGCTCGATTTCGAGAAAGCCATGCTCGTCAACGAGCGCGCCGACGACGTGCGGCAGGCCGACTATCCCGACACGTGGCGGCAGGGCAGCCTGACGTTCGACCTCACTTACCAGTTCGAGCCGGGGGCCGACGAGGACGGCGTGACCGTTCACATCCCGCTCGCGGTGCTGAACCAGGTCGCCGCAGGCCCCTTCGAATGGCAGGTTCCCGGTCTGCGTGAGGAACTCGTCACCGCGCTGATCAAGTCGTTGCCGAAACCGTTGCGGCGTCAGCTCGTGCCTGCGCCGGATACGGCACGGCAGGTGCTGGCCGAGGTCGGCCCCGCCGACGGTCCGTTGCTGCCGACGGTGGGGCTGGCGCTGGAGCGGCTCCGCGGGGTGGAGGTGCCGCTGGAAGCGTGGCAGCTCTCGTCGGTGCCCGGCCATCTGAAGGTGACCTTCCGGGTGGTCGGCGAGCGCGGCAGGACGCTCGCCGAAGGCAAGGACCTCGAAGCGTTGCGCGACAAACTCGGCGACCAGTTGCGCAGCACCATTTCCGCCGCCGCCGACGACCTGGAGCGGTCGGGTCTGCGTACCCCCGACTTCGGTTCCCTGCCGCGCCAGTTCTCCGCCCGGCGCGGCGGACACGAGGTGAAGGCGTATCCGGCGCTGGTTGATGAGGGCGACAGCGTGGCCGTGCGGATGCTCGACACACCGGGCCAGCAGCGCGCGGCGATGTGGCGGGGCACGCGCAAACTGTTGCGGCTCAACGTCGCCTCGCCCGCGAAGTACGTCAACCGTCACCTGTCGAACGAGTCGAAACTGGTCCTGACCCGCAATCCCCACGGCGGGGTAGCCGCACTGGTCGATGATTGCGTGAACTGTGCCGTGGACAAGCTCATGGCAGGAGCAGGCGGCCCGGCATGGGACGAACGGAACTTCGCGCCCCTTCTCGAACGGGTGCGCTCAGGGCTGAACGGCACCGTGCTGACCGTGCTGCGCACCGTGGAGGACGTGCTGCGCGCGGCGCACGACGTCGAGGCGAGATTGCAGACCGTGCGCGGTGACGCCCTCACCGAGTCCCTTCAGGACATCCGGGCCCATCTGTCCGGACTCGTCCACGCCGGATTCGTCACCGAGACGGGCTTCGACAGGCTCGGCGACCTGGTGCGGTACGTCAGGGGAATCGAGCGCAGGCTCGACAAGCTGCCCTCAGACCCGGCGCGCGACGTCGAGCGGCTGCGGGACATCGCGTGGCTTCGGCAGGAGTATCAGGCTGTGGTTGACGCGCTGCCCCCTCGCACGGACCCGAGCCCTGAGCTGGCCGAGATCCCGTGGATGATCGAGGAGCTACGGGTGAGCTTCTTCGCCCAGACCCTCGGCACGGCCTATCCCGTCTCGCTCAAGCGAGTGCTGAAAGCTTTGGACACCGCAGCCCCCTGA
- a CDS encoding alpha-hydroxy-acid oxidizing protein: MGERFGNYQSEIYLSGYGGTPPAFTTDLTRLESSAERVLESGPFSYVAGGAGAGATMRANREAFERWGLVPRILTGATERDLTTSVLGETLPAPVVLAPVGAQSIVHPGAEPATARAAAGLGLPMVLSTASSTSIEEVAAASGAGPRWFQLYWPNDPDVCGSILVRARAAGYTVLVVTLDTWSLGWRPCDLDNGYLPFLRGEGTAVPFTDPVFRSRLDATPEEDPATAVLRWISMITGTDRDWDAVPFLREHWEGPIVLKGVQHVDDALRAADAGVDGIVVSNHGGRQVDGAVAALEVLPTIASAVGDRLDVLFDSGIRTGADVVKALALGAKAVLVGRPYVYGLAHGGEDGVRHVLRCLLADLDLTLALCGHRSAADAGRNSLVRR, encoded by the coding sequence ATGGGCGAGCGGTTCGGGAACTACCAGAGCGAGATCTACCTGTCCGGTTACGGGGGAACGCCACCGGCGTTCACGACGGACCTCACCCGCCTCGAATCGTCCGCCGAGAGGGTGCTGGAATCGGGGCCGTTCTCCTACGTCGCGGGAGGCGCGGGGGCGGGGGCGACGATGCGCGCGAACCGGGAGGCGTTCGAGCGCTGGGGACTCGTGCCCCGCATCCTCACCGGAGCCACCGAGCGAGACCTGACCACCTCGGTGCTCGGCGAGACGCTGCCCGCGCCCGTGGTGCTCGCCCCGGTGGGGGCGCAGTCCATCGTGCATCCCGGCGCCGAGCCTGCCACCGCGAGAGCCGCCGCAGGGCTGGGGCTGCCGATGGTGCTGTCCACCGCGTCGTCAACGAGCATCGAGGAGGTGGCGGCCGCCTCGGGCGCGGGGCCGCGCTGGTTTCAGCTGTACTGGCCGAACGATCCCGACGTGTGCGGCAGCATCCTCGTCAGGGCACGCGCCGCTGGATACACGGTGCTGGTCGTCACGCTCGACACGTGGTCGCTCGGGTGGCGGCCGTGCGATCTCGACAACGGATACCTGCCCTTCCTTCGAGGTGAGGGTACCGCCGTGCCGTTCACGGACCCGGTGTTCCGCTCCCGGCTCGACGCCACGCCCGAGGAGGACCCCGCGACGGCCGTGCTGCGCTGGATCTCGATGATCACCGGAACGGACCGCGACTGGGACGCGGTGCCGTTCCTGCGCGAACACTGGGAAGGGCCGATCGTGCTGAAGGGCGTCCAGCACGTCGATGACGCGCTACGTGCCGCCGACGCCGGGGTGGATGGCATCGTCGTGTCGAACCACGGCGGGCGGCAGGTGGACGGTGCCGTCGCGGCGCTGGAGGTGCTTCCCACCATCGCCTCCGCGGTGGGAGACCGGCTCGACGTGCTGTTCGACTCGGGTATCCGCACGGGTGCCGACGTCGTGAAGGCGCTGGCATTGGGTGCGAAGGCGGTGCTCGTGGGCCGCCCTTACGTCTACGGGCTGGCCCACGGGGGCGAGGACGGCGTGCGGCACGTGCTGCGCTGCCTGCTCGCTGATCTCGACCTCACGCTGGCGTTGTGTGGCCACCGCAGTGCCGCCGACGCCGGACGGAACTCACTCGTGCGACGGTGA
- a CDS encoding MerR family transcriptional regulator, producing the protein MDTISAFAGRVGLTPSALRFYDDCGVLRPAHVDPDSGYRYYDTGQERDAVLLRTLRQAEVPLADITAVLAGEPDRAREILTAHARRLRARADTAHAAVEAALRMVERPAHGEISVGGAELASAIRQVAPAASRTGEIAALGCVLVEWTTDALRLVATDRYRLAVRELVPHRVTGRPDQLLIPVEAMLNALPWGLRYDVVRLVVDAETARLVAEDGKDGTEDVVPLPVHTGDYPDYRGILDALGPHTSRIVVGRDALLGALDTDGEAVVLETDTDALRVGDTTVPAVCSGSARLAFDPAVLAPAVACGVGPDVLLEITAADRPAVVRSADQGSFTTLVMPVHMRQQENTHEEGQP; encoded by the coding sequence ATGGACACGATCAGCGCCTTCGCAGGCCGCGTCGGCCTCACCCCGAGCGCACTGCGTTTCTACGACGACTGCGGCGTCCTCCGTCCGGCACACGTGGACCCCGACTCCGGATACCGCTACTACGACACGGGGCAGGAGCGCGATGCCGTGCTGCTGCGCACGCTCAGGCAGGCGGAGGTACCGCTCGCCGACATCACCGCCGTCCTGGCCGGTGAACCCGACCGCGCCCGCGAGATACTGACGGCCCACGCCCGCAGGCTGCGGGCCCGTGCCGACACCGCGCACGCCGCCGTGGAGGCCGCGCTGCGCATGGTGGAGCGGCCCGCCCACGGGGAGATCTCCGTCGGTGGAGCCGAACTCGCCAGCGCGATCAGGCAGGTGGCTCCGGCAGCCTCTCGCACAGGTGAGATCGCCGCACTCGGCTGCGTCCTGGTGGAGTGGACAACCGACGCGCTCCGGCTGGTGGCCACCGACCGTTATCGCCTCGCGGTCAGGGAACTCGTTCCCCACCGCGTCACGGGAAGGCCGGACCAGCTGCTGATCCCGGTCGAGGCGATGCTCAACGCGCTGCCGTGGGGCTTGCGTTACGACGTCGTGCGGCTGGTCGTTGACGCGGAAACAGCACGCCTCGTCGCCGAGGACGGCAAGGACGGCACCGAGGATGTCGTGCCGCTGCCCGTGCACACCGGCGACTACCCCGACTACCGCGGGATTCTCGACGCGCTCGGGCCGCATACCAGCCGGATCGTCGTCGGCCGCGACGCGTTGCTCGGCGCGCTGGACACGGACGGCGAGGCCGTGGTGCTGGAGACCGACACCGACGCGCTGAGGGTGGGCGACACCACCGTGCCCGCCGTGTGCTCGGGCAGCGCACGCCTGGCCTTCGATCCCGCCGTGCTGGCGCCTGCCGTGGCCTGTGGCGTCGGCCCCGACGTGCTGCTGGAGATCACCGCCGCCGACCGGCCCGCGGTGGTCCGCTCCGCCGACCAGGGCAGCTTCACCACGCTCGTCATGCCGGTCCACATGCGACAGCAAGAGAACACTCACGAGGAAGGACAGCCATGA